In Flavobacterium cerinum, one genomic interval encodes:
- a CDS encoding energy transducer TonB, translating into MSKLNIYETKWLDLVFEGRNKAYGAYQLRSENPKTTLKALCTGVLLLGSAIAVPIISNYFKPDPNVAGNIPKLFDDTIVVVDLIPTLPKKIEEPKLETTPSDPVKKIKFTGFTPVPKNQATQEVPTNDELKNAAISSENAEGTGTTTSMSVASQPTGNGDGNGTESNNAVNATYELEALPQYPGGIDAFLSTIGKRFKTPELEDVKTLKVLVYFIVEKDGSLSNIRVTRDPGYGLGKEAIRVLSTMTTKWSPGYRNGNAVRTAYNLPITVNVN; encoded by the coding sequence ATGTCTAAATTAAACATTTACGAAACCAAATGGCTTGATTTGGTTTTTGAGGGCCGTAACAAGGCTTACGGCGCTTATCAATTACGTTCAGAAAATCCGAAAACAACACTAAAAGCCTTATGTACCGGTGTTTTATTATTAGGATCTGCTATTGCCGTTCCGATAATTTCAAATTACTTTAAACCGGATCCCAATGTAGCCGGTAATATTCCGAAACTATTTGATGATACAATTGTCGTTGTTGATCTTATACCGACGCTACCTAAAAAGATTGAGGAACCGAAGTTAGAAACGACACCATCCGATCCGGTAAAAAAAATCAAATTCACCGGTTTTACACCGGTGCCTAAAAATCAGGCCACACAGGAAGTTCCTACAAATGATGAATTAAAAAATGCGGCTATCAGTTCTGAAAATGCAGAAGGTACCGGTACGACTACTAGTATGAGTGTTGCTTCACAACCAACCGGAAACGGAGACGGAAACGGAACGGAAAGTAACAATGCAGTCAACGCTACATATGAACTGGAAGCTTTACCGCAATATCCGGGAGGAATTGACGCTTTTCTGTCAACAATTGGTAAACGTTTTAAAACACCGGAACTGGAAGATGTTAAAACCTTAAAAGTATTGGTTTATTTTATCGTTGAAAAAGACGGTAGTCTATCTAATATCCGTGTAACCAGAGATCCGGGTTATGGCTTAGGAAAAGAAGCTATTCGTGTTTTAAGCACCATGACCACCAAATGGAGTCCGGGATACAGAAACGGTAATGCGGTTAGAACTGCTTATAACCTACCGATAACGGTGAATGTCAATTAG